The region TATCGATGCGTTTCGGCGAGAAGCCAAGACTTGCGAAGGCTCCACCGGCTGCGGTTTCGCTGCTGGTGACATAAGGGTAGGTTCCATGATTGATGTCGAGCAGAACGCCCTGCGCACCTTCCAGCAGCACCTTGCGACCGGCCTCAATCGCCGCGCGCACGCGGACTTCCGCATCCCCGATGAAGGGAGCCAGAACCTCGGCGGCCTGATCAAAAAGAGCCCACTCTTCGCGGTACACTTCCTGATGGGTGCCAAAACCCTGCACGCTCTGCCGCATGCTCTGATACCAGCGCTCACGACGGGTGGGATTCGCGTAATCACCGAGACGGAGACCAGTCCGATTGGCTTTTTCCGCATAGGTCGGGCCAATGCCGCGCTTGGTGGTGCCGATCGGCTGGGACGACTCCGATTCCTTCTTGCCATCGAGATGAATGTGCCAAGGAGAAATGACATGGGCACGGGCCGAAAGCCACAGCCGCTCGGGAGTCAGCTTCACAAAAGGACTGACTTTCCGCATCTCTTCCACGAGTTGATGCGGGTTCACCACCACTCCGGTGCTCAGTGCGCTGATTTTGCCGGGGTGAAAGATGCCGCTTGGAATCTGATGGAGAACTACTTTCTGGCCGTTTACGTAAAGGGTATGTCCCGCGTTGTTGCCGCCTTGATAGCGCGTAACGATATCCGCGCTGTCGGCCATGATGTCGATCCACTTGCCCTTGCCTTCGTCGCCCCACTGCGCTCCGACGAGGATGGTCACGTTACCCATGGGATAGCCCTTCCTGCTGTTGGCGTTCTTCTGCTTTGCATCGGCTTTTTAGCTGATGAATGCCTGGCTGTCCACTGGAACTGGGGTGCGGACCGTGGTATAGCATGGGGGTTCAATACGCTATGGAATCAGTCCTCGCACCTTCAGTCGAAAAGGAGCCTGAGTCGACAAGTAAGAGCTTAATGCGCTGGAATCTTTATAAATCCTAATCATTTTAAATCCTTGCCATCCCTTTGCTTCATGCTCCGACGTCTCTCG is a window of Oligoflexus sp. DNA encoding:
- a CDS encoding adenylosuccinate synthase — its product is MGNVTILVGAQWGDEGKGKWIDIMADSADIVTRYQGGNNAGHTLYVNGQKVVLHQIPSGIFHPGKISALSTGVVVNPHQLVEEMRKVSPFVKLTPERLWLSARAHVISPWHIHLDGKKESESSQPIGTTKRGIGPTYAEKANRTGLRLGDYANPTRRERWYQSMRQSVQGFGTHQEVYREEWALFDQAAEVLAPFIGDAEVRVRAAIEAGRKVLLEGAQGVLLDINHGTYPYVTSSETAAGGAFASLGFSPKRIDKIYGVAKAYVTRVGEGAFPTELKCETGNLIATRGKEFGATTGRPRRCGWLDAVALRYSAQISGYDGIILNKMDILTDLPEVKVCVAYEHPQLGRIEDFPWDHEVLAACTPVYKTFAGWKEAMPTTGRMADLPANAKKYVEGVEEILGYPISMVGTGVNRQDALFR